From one Gossypium hirsutum isolate 1008001.06 chromosome D08, Gossypium_hirsutum_v2.1, whole genome shotgun sequence genomic stretch:
- the LOC107937444 gene encoding protein ARABIDILLO 1 isoform X1, which produces MTRRVRRKVAKKGKDDAVSLSYLEIEVEDLGLERNGDVDWTSLPDDTVIQLFSCLNYRDRASLSSTCKTWRVLGASQCLWSSLDLRAHKFDTATATSLASRCMYLQKLRFRGAESADAIIHLQAKNLREISGDYCRKITDATLSVIVARHEALESLQLGPDFCERITGDAIKAIALCCPKLKKLRLSGIKDVYADAINALAKHCPTLVDIGFLDCLNVDEAALENVSSVRFLSVSGTSNMKWDVVSHLWHKLPKLIGLDVSRTDIGSAAISRLLSSSLSLKVLCALNCPVLEEETSISTTKTNGKLLLALFSDIFRELSSLFAETSNKGRNMFLDWRCSKNKDKNLNEIMTWLEWILSHTLLRTAESNPQGLDNFWLKQGAALLLSLMQSSQEDVQERAATGLATFVVIDDENASIDRGRAEAVMRDGGIRLLLNLAKSWHEGLQSEAAKALANLSVNANVAKAVAEEGGINILAALARSMNRLVAEEAAGGLWNLSVGEEHKAAIAEAGGVKALVDLIFKWSSGGDGVLERAAGALANLAADDKCSMEVAIVGGVHALVMLARNCKFEGVQEQAARALANLASHGDSNSNNAAVGQEVGALEALVQLTRSPHEGVRQEAAGALWNLSFDDRNREAIAAAGGVEALVTLAQSCSNASPGLQERAAGALWGLSVSEANSIAIGREGGVAPLIALARSDAEDVHETAAGALWNLAFNHSNALRIVEEGGVPALVHLCSSSLSKMARFMAALALAYMFDGSRIDEFAPMSSSSESTSKSVSLDGARRMALKHIEAFIRTFSNPQAFAAAAASSAPAALAQVTEKARIQEAGHLRCSGAEIGRFVSMLRNSSSILKACAAFALLQFTIPGGRHAVHHASLMQGGGAARVLRAAAAAATSPIEAKIFARIVLRNLEHHHQVEPSI; this is translated from the exons ATGACTCGTAGGGTGCGGCGCAAGGTGGCAAAGAAAGGGAAGGACGACGCTGTTTCACTAAGTTATCTTGAAATTGAAGTTGAGGATTTAGGTCTTGAGAGAAATGGTGATGTTGATTGGACAAGCTTGCCTGATGATACAGTGATTCAATTGTTTTCATGTCTGAATTATCGAGATAGGGCAAGCCTGTCGTCAACCTGTAAGACATGGAGAGTTTTGGGTGCTTCTCAGTGTTTATGGAGTTCATTGGATCTTCGTGCTCATAAATTTGACACCGCAACGGCTACATCACTTGCTTCTAGGTGTATGTATCTTCAAAAGCTTAGGTTTCGTGGGGCAGAGTCTGCCGATGCAATAATTCATCTTCAAGCTAAAAATTTGCGTGAAATAAGCGGTGATTACTGCAGGAAAATAACTGATGCTACTCTATCTGTGATTGTTGCCCGGCATGAGGCTTTGGAAAGTCTTCAGCTTGGGCCAGACTTTTGTGAGAGGATCACTGGTGATGCAATAAAAGCAATAGCCCTTTGCTGTCCCAAATTGAAAAAGCTCCGGTTGTCTGGAATAAAGGATGTTTATGCTGATGCAATCAATGCTTTGGCTAAGCACTGTCCAACTCTGGTTGACATTGGGTTCCTTGATTGCCTAAATGTTGATGAGGCAGCATTGGAAAATGTCTCATCTGTTCGTTTCCTCTCTGTTTCTGGGACATCAAATATGAAATGGGATGTGGTTTCGCATCTCTGGCACAAGCTGCCTAAATTGATTGGGTTGGATGTTTCTAGAACTGATATCGGATCAGCTGCTATTTCTAGATTGTTATCCTCATCCTTGAGCTTGAAGGTTTTGTGTGCACTAAATTGTCCGGTTCTTGAAGAGGAAACTAGCATTAGCACCACCAAAACCAATGGCAAATTGTTGCTTGCCCTTTTTTCAGATATTTTTAGAGAACTATCTTCTTTATTTGCCGAAACTTCAAACAAAGGGAGGAATATGTTTTTGGATTGGAGGTGCTCAAAGAACAAAGATAAAAACTTGAATGAGATCATGACTTGGCTTGAGTGGATCTTATCTCACACGCTTTTGCGTACTGCTGAGAGCAACCCACAAGGTCTTGATAATTTCTGGCTTAAGCAAGGGGCAGCATTATTGCTAAGCTTAATGCAGAGCTCACAAGAGGATGTTCAAGAAAGGGCAGCCACTGGACTAGCAACTTTTGTTGTTATTGATGATGAAAACGCAAGCATAGATCGTGGAAGGGCTGAAGCAGTTATGCGAGATGGTGGCATCCGGCTTCTTCTGAACCTAGCAAAGTCTTGGCATGAAGGACTTCAATCGGAGGCTGCAAAG GCTCTAGCAAACTTGTCTGTCAATGCCAATGTCGCTAAAGCTGTAGCTGAAGAAGGAGGAATTAATATCCTCGCCGCATTGGCAAGGTCCATGAACAGGCTGGTTGCTGAGGAGGCAGCTGGTGGGCTATGGAACCTTTCTGTTGGGGAAGAGCACAAG GCTGCAATAGCTGAAGCTGGTGGTGTCAAAGCTTTGGTCGATCTTATATTCAAGTGGTCCTCTGGCGGTGATGGAGTTCTT GAACGCGCAGCTGGCGCTTTGGCAAATTTGGCAGCTGATGATAAATGCAGTATGGAAGTTGCCATTGTAGGTGGTGTGCATGCATTGGTGATGCTTGCTCGTAACTGCAAGTTTGAAGGAGTGCAAGAACAG GCTGCTCGTGCCTTAGCAAATTTGGCTTCTCATGGTGATAGCAACAGTAACAATGCTGCTGTAGGACAAGAGGTTGGTGCTCTTGAAGCGCTAGTTCAACTTACACGTTCTCCTCATGAAGGTGTCAG GCAAGAAGCTGCTGGTGCATTGTGGAACTTGTCCTTTGATGACAGAAATCGAGAAGCAATTGCAGCTGCTGGTGGTGTTGAGGCATTG GTTACTCTTGCCCAATCCTGTTCAAATGCTTCCCCAGGTCTTCAAGAGAGGGCAGCTGGTGCTCTTTGGGGATTGTCAGTGTCGGAAGCCAATAG CATTGCTATCGGACGAGAAGGAGGTGTTGCACCCCTGATTGCACTTGCACGCTCTGACGCTGAA GATGTTCATGAAACTGCTGCAGGGGCTCTTTGGAACCTTGCTTTTAACCATAGTAATGCACTTCGGATAGTGGAAGAAGGTGGGGTTCCTGCgcttgttcatctttgttcttcatcaTTATCCAAGATGGCACGCTTCATGGCTGCGTTAGCACTGGCATACATGTTTGATGGGAG CAGAATCGATGAATTTGCACCAATGAGTTCATCATCAGAAAGCACATCAAAGAGTGTAAGCTTGGATGGGGCTCGAAGAATGGCTTTGAAGCATATTGAAGCTTTTATTCGTACTTTCTCCAACCCACAAGCATTTGCTGCGGCTGCTGCTTCATCGGCTCCAGCAGCCTTGGCACAAGTGACCGAAAAAGCTCGTATTCAAGAAGCGGGGCATCTGAGATGCAG TGGGGCTGAAATAGGAAGATTTGTCTCGATGCTTCGAAATTCTTCTTCAATACTCAAGGCATGTGCAGCATTTGCTTTACTCCAG TTCACCATTCCCGGTGGTCGACATGCAGTGCACCATGCTAGCCTTATGCAGGGTGGTGGAGCAGCAAGGGTTCTGCGAGCAGCAGCTGCAGCAGCAACGTCCCCTATCGAGGCCAAAATCTTTGCGAGAATTGTACTTAGAAACTTGGAGCATCATCACCAAGTAGAACCATCCATTTAA
- the LOC107937453 gene encoding COP9 signalosome complex subunit 7 isoform X3 — protein sequence MEIEEKQAEVIDHFVKQASAQKGSALGSVVVEATSHPSLFAFSEILAVPTVAELEGTDNSVHLEVLRLFAHGTWSDYKRNSGKLPQLVPDQVLKLKQLTVLTLAETKKVLSYDQLMLELDVTNVRELEDFLINDCMYAGLVRGKLDQLRRYFEVQFAAGRDLRPGQLGSMIQTLSNWLATSDNLLVTIQDKIKWADTMSELDKKHRKELEDRVMEVRKAVSVKCSMTRPF from the exons ATGGAAATCGAGGAAAAACAAGCAGAGGTAATTGATCATTTCGTGAAGCAAGCATCAGCTCAGAAGGGCTCGGCCCTTGGCTCCGTTGTCGTTGAAGCGACGTCGCATCCTTCACTTTTCGCCTTCTCTGAGATTCTTGCTGTGCCCACTGTCGCTGAG CTAGAAGGAACTGACAACTCGGTGCACCTTGAGGTGCTTCGATTGTTTGCACATGGAACATGGAGCGATTATAAGA GAAATAGCGGTAAGCTTCCTCAACTGGTCCCAGATCAAGTTCTCAAGTTAAAGCAACTTACTGTCCTTACACTTGCCGAGACAAAAAAG GTACTATCATATGATCAGCTAATGCTGGAGTTAGATGTCACAAATGTCCGTGAACTTGAAGATTTTCTAATCAATGACTGCATGTATGCT GGTCTAGTTAGAGGAAAGCTGGATCAGCTGCGAAGATATTTTGAG GTTCAATTTGCTGCTGGGAGGGATTTGAGGCCAGGACAACTTGGAAGTATGATACAAACACTATCAAACTG GTTGGCTACGTCAGATAACTTACTTGTCACAATTCAAGACAAGATAAAATGGGCTGATACAATGAGTGAGTTGGACAAGAAACACCGAAAGGAGCTTGAAGATAGGGTGATGGAAGTAAGGAAAGCTGTCTCCGTCAAG TGCAGTATGACTCGGCCATTCTAG
- the LOC107937453 gene encoding COP9 signalosome complex subunit 7 isoform X2 gives MEIEEKQAEVIDHFVKQASAQKGSALGSVVVEATSHPSLFAFSEILAVPTVAELEGTDNSVHLEVLRLFAHGTWSDYKRNSGKLPQLVPDQVLKLKQLTVLTLAETKKGLVRGKLDQLRRYFEVQFAAGRDLRPGQLGSMIQTLSNWLATSDNLLVTIQDKIKWADTMSELDKKHRKELEDRVMEVRKAVSVKYDSAILGSIEKLKPPRGRKPSGSCFGLASYGIGVLIILWLPLCFYNARDSWYFSFLSSFRFHFLVFGNSYLCFTDSMVVENTIEKTVHGFMNPPVAWLHGVVLVFGFYFNKNFLKLIVII, from the exons ATGGAAATCGAGGAAAAACAAGCAGAGGTAATTGATCATTTCGTGAAGCAAGCATCAGCTCAGAAGGGCTCGGCCCTTGGCTCCGTTGTCGTTGAAGCGACGTCGCATCCTTCACTTTTCGCCTTCTCTGAGATTCTTGCTGTGCCCACTGTCGCTGAG CTAGAAGGAACTGACAACTCGGTGCACCTTGAGGTGCTTCGATTGTTTGCACATGGAACATGGAGCGATTATAAGA GAAATAGCGGTAAGCTTCCTCAACTGGTCCCAGATCAAGTTCTCAAGTTAAAGCAACTTACTGTCCTTACACTTGCCGAGACAAAAAAG GGTCTAGTTAGAGGAAAGCTGGATCAGCTGCGAAGATATTTTGAG GTTCAATTTGCTGCTGGGAGGGATTTGAGGCCAGGACAACTTGGAAGTATGATACAAACACTATCAAACTG GTTGGCTACGTCAGATAACTTACTTGTCACAATTCAAGACAAGATAAAATGGGCTGATACAATGAGTGAGTTGGACAAGAAACACCGAAAGGAGCTTGAAGATAGGGTGATGGAAGTAAGGAAAGCTGTCTCCGTCAAG TATGACTCGGCCATTCTAGGGTCCATTGAGAAACTCAAACCACCCAGAGGGAGGAAACCGAGTGGAAGCTGCTTTGGACTTGCGTCATACGGCATTGGAGTTTTGATCATTCTCTGGCTGCCACTTTGCTTTTATAACGCTCGGGATTCATGGTATTTCTCATTTCTATCTTcctttcgttttcattttttagtttttggTAACTCTTATTTGTGCTTCACTGATTCAATGGTGGTTGAGAACACCATTGAAAAAACTGTCCATGGGTTCATGAATCCACCGGTGGCTTGGCTTCATGGTGTTGTTCTTgtgtttggtttttattttaataagaatttccTAAAGCTAATTGTAATCATATGA
- the LOC107937444 gene encoding protein ARABIDILLO 1 isoform X2 — MTRRVRRKVAKKGKDDAVSLSYLEIEVEDLGLERNGDVDWTSLPDDTVIQLFSCLNYRDRASLSSTCKTWRVLGASQCLWSSLDLRAHKFDTATATSLASRCMYLQKLRFRGAESADAIIHLQAKNLREISGDYCRKITDATLSVIVARHEALESLQLGPDFCERITGDAIKAIALCCPKLKKLRLSGIKDVYADAINALAKHCPTLVDIGFLDCLNVDEAALENVSSVRFLSVSGTSNMKWDVVSHLWHKLPKLIGLDVSRTDIGSAAISRLLSSSLSLKVLCALNCPVLEEETSISTTKTNGKLLLALFSDIFRELSSLFAETSNKGRNMFLDWRCSKNKDKNLNEIMTWLEWILSHTLLRTAESNPQGLDNFWLKQGAALLLSLMQSSQEDVQERAATGLATFVVIDDENASIDRGRAEAVMRDGGIRLLLNLAKSWHEGLQSEAAKALANLSVNANVAKAVAEEGGINILAALARSMNRLVAEEAAGGLWNLSVGEEHKAAIAEAGGVKALVDLIFKWSSGGDGVLERAAGALANLAADDKCSMEVAIVGGVHALVMLARNCKFEGVQEQAARALANLASHGDSNSNNAAVGQEVGALEALVQLTRSPHEGVRQEAAGALWNLSFDDRNREAIAAAGGVEALVTLAQSCSNASPGLQERAAGALWGLSVSEANSIAIGREGGVAPLIALARSDAEDVHETAAGALWNLAFNHSNALRIVEEGGVPALVHLCSSSLSKMARFMAALALAYMFDGRIDEFAPMSSSSESTSKSVSLDGARRMALKHIEAFIRTFSNPQAFAAAAASSAPAALAQVTEKARIQEAGHLRCSGAEIGRFVSMLRNSSSILKACAAFALLQFTIPGGRHAVHHASLMQGGGAARVLRAAAAAATSPIEAKIFARIVLRNLEHHHQVEPSI; from the exons ATGACTCGTAGGGTGCGGCGCAAGGTGGCAAAGAAAGGGAAGGACGACGCTGTTTCACTAAGTTATCTTGAAATTGAAGTTGAGGATTTAGGTCTTGAGAGAAATGGTGATGTTGATTGGACAAGCTTGCCTGATGATACAGTGATTCAATTGTTTTCATGTCTGAATTATCGAGATAGGGCAAGCCTGTCGTCAACCTGTAAGACATGGAGAGTTTTGGGTGCTTCTCAGTGTTTATGGAGTTCATTGGATCTTCGTGCTCATAAATTTGACACCGCAACGGCTACATCACTTGCTTCTAGGTGTATGTATCTTCAAAAGCTTAGGTTTCGTGGGGCAGAGTCTGCCGATGCAATAATTCATCTTCAAGCTAAAAATTTGCGTGAAATAAGCGGTGATTACTGCAGGAAAATAACTGATGCTACTCTATCTGTGATTGTTGCCCGGCATGAGGCTTTGGAAAGTCTTCAGCTTGGGCCAGACTTTTGTGAGAGGATCACTGGTGATGCAATAAAAGCAATAGCCCTTTGCTGTCCCAAATTGAAAAAGCTCCGGTTGTCTGGAATAAAGGATGTTTATGCTGATGCAATCAATGCTTTGGCTAAGCACTGTCCAACTCTGGTTGACATTGGGTTCCTTGATTGCCTAAATGTTGATGAGGCAGCATTGGAAAATGTCTCATCTGTTCGTTTCCTCTCTGTTTCTGGGACATCAAATATGAAATGGGATGTGGTTTCGCATCTCTGGCACAAGCTGCCTAAATTGATTGGGTTGGATGTTTCTAGAACTGATATCGGATCAGCTGCTATTTCTAGATTGTTATCCTCATCCTTGAGCTTGAAGGTTTTGTGTGCACTAAATTGTCCGGTTCTTGAAGAGGAAACTAGCATTAGCACCACCAAAACCAATGGCAAATTGTTGCTTGCCCTTTTTTCAGATATTTTTAGAGAACTATCTTCTTTATTTGCCGAAACTTCAAACAAAGGGAGGAATATGTTTTTGGATTGGAGGTGCTCAAAGAACAAAGATAAAAACTTGAATGAGATCATGACTTGGCTTGAGTGGATCTTATCTCACACGCTTTTGCGTACTGCTGAGAGCAACCCACAAGGTCTTGATAATTTCTGGCTTAAGCAAGGGGCAGCATTATTGCTAAGCTTAATGCAGAGCTCACAAGAGGATGTTCAAGAAAGGGCAGCCACTGGACTAGCAACTTTTGTTGTTATTGATGATGAAAACGCAAGCATAGATCGTGGAAGGGCTGAAGCAGTTATGCGAGATGGTGGCATCCGGCTTCTTCTGAACCTAGCAAAGTCTTGGCATGAAGGACTTCAATCGGAGGCTGCAAAG GCTCTAGCAAACTTGTCTGTCAATGCCAATGTCGCTAAAGCTGTAGCTGAAGAAGGAGGAATTAATATCCTCGCCGCATTGGCAAGGTCCATGAACAGGCTGGTTGCTGAGGAGGCAGCTGGTGGGCTATGGAACCTTTCTGTTGGGGAAGAGCACAAG GCTGCAATAGCTGAAGCTGGTGGTGTCAAAGCTTTGGTCGATCTTATATTCAAGTGGTCCTCTGGCGGTGATGGAGTTCTT GAACGCGCAGCTGGCGCTTTGGCAAATTTGGCAGCTGATGATAAATGCAGTATGGAAGTTGCCATTGTAGGTGGTGTGCATGCATTGGTGATGCTTGCTCGTAACTGCAAGTTTGAAGGAGTGCAAGAACAG GCTGCTCGTGCCTTAGCAAATTTGGCTTCTCATGGTGATAGCAACAGTAACAATGCTGCTGTAGGACAAGAGGTTGGTGCTCTTGAAGCGCTAGTTCAACTTACACGTTCTCCTCATGAAGGTGTCAG GCAAGAAGCTGCTGGTGCATTGTGGAACTTGTCCTTTGATGACAGAAATCGAGAAGCAATTGCAGCTGCTGGTGGTGTTGAGGCATTG GTTACTCTTGCCCAATCCTGTTCAAATGCTTCCCCAGGTCTTCAAGAGAGGGCAGCTGGTGCTCTTTGGGGATTGTCAGTGTCGGAAGCCAATAG CATTGCTATCGGACGAGAAGGAGGTGTTGCACCCCTGATTGCACTTGCACGCTCTGACGCTGAA GATGTTCATGAAACTGCTGCAGGGGCTCTTTGGAACCTTGCTTTTAACCATAGTAATGCACTTCGGATAGTGGAAGAAGGTGGGGTTCCTGCgcttgttcatctttgttcttcatcaTTATCCAAGATGGCACGCTTCATGGCTGCGTTAGCACTGGCATACATGTTTGATGGGAG AATCGATGAATTTGCACCAATGAGTTCATCATCAGAAAGCACATCAAAGAGTGTAAGCTTGGATGGGGCTCGAAGAATGGCTTTGAAGCATATTGAAGCTTTTATTCGTACTTTCTCCAACCCACAAGCATTTGCTGCGGCTGCTGCTTCATCGGCTCCAGCAGCCTTGGCACAAGTGACCGAAAAAGCTCGTATTCAAGAAGCGGGGCATCTGAGATGCAG TGGGGCTGAAATAGGAAGATTTGTCTCGATGCTTCGAAATTCTTCTTCAATACTCAAGGCATGTGCAGCATTTGCTTTACTCCAG TTCACCATTCCCGGTGGTCGACATGCAGTGCACCATGCTAGCCTTATGCAGGGTGGTGGAGCAGCAAGGGTTCTGCGAGCAGCAGCTGCAGCAGCAACGTCCCCTATCGAGGCCAAAATCTTTGCGAGAATTGTACTTAGAAACTTGGAGCATCATCACCAAGTAGAACCATCCATTTAA
- the LOC107937424 gene encoding general transcription factor 3C polypeptide 6 → MEKNKDDDYGEEEDSEYVLLDLEAVRGQIDIPPNAPYTLSGLDTMNPILIIDKKVKLIGEYEETIGTCFVFSEDEASPVVHEETGPSEANLFSGKYILDPNQAPRKQVKPVARLQKILKFRLLLDEDVQVETNSQNNSIL, encoded by the exons ATGGAGAAAAACAAGGATGATGATTATGGAGAGGAAGAAGATTCAGAGTATGTATTACTTGATCTTGAAGCTGTTCGTGGGCAGATTGACATCCCTCCAAATGCACCTTATACTCTTTCT GGTCTGGATACGATGAATCCAATATTAATCATAGACAAAAAAGTGAAGCTG ATCGGAGAATATGAAGAAACAATTGGGACTTGCTTTGTTTTCTCTGAAGATG AAGCTTCACCTGTAGTACATGAAGAGACAGGTCCATCAGAGGCAAATCTCTTCTCAGGCAAATATATACTAGATCCAAATCAAGCTCCGAGAAAGCAAGTAAAACCGGTCGCTCGACTTCAGAAGATTCTCAAGTTCAGATTGTTACTCGACGAGGATGTTCAAGTCGAAACAAATTcccaaaataattcaattttgtaA
- the LOC107937453 gene encoding COP9 signalosome complex subunit 7 isoform X1: MEIEEKQAEVIDHFVKQASAQKGSALGSVVVEATSHPSLFAFSEILAVPTVAELEGTDNSVHLEVLRLFAHGTWSDYKRNSGKLPQLVPDQVLKLKQLTVLTLAETKKVLSYDQLMLELDVTNVRELEDFLINDCMYAGLVRGKLDQLRRYFEVQFAAGRDLRPGQLGSMIQTLSNWLATSDNLLVTIQDKIKWADTMSELDKKHRKELEDRVMEVRKAVSVKYDSAILGSIEKLKPPRGRKPSGSCFGLASYGIGVLIILWLPLCFYNARDSWYFSFLSSFRFHFLVFGNSYLCFTDSMVVENTIEKTVHGFMNPPVAWLHGVVLVFGFYFNKNFLKLIVII; encoded by the exons ATGGAAATCGAGGAAAAACAAGCAGAGGTAATTGATCATTTCGTGAAGCAAGCATCAGCTCAGAAGGGCTCGGCCCTTGGCTCCGTTGTCGTTGAAGCGACGTCGCATCCTTCACTTTTCGCCTTCTCTGAGATTCTTGCTGTGCCCACTGTCGCTGAG CTAGAAGGAACTGACAACTCGGTGCACCTTGAGGTGCTTCGATTGTTTGCACATGGAACATGGAGCGATTATAAGA GAAATAGCGGTAAGCTTCCTCAACTGGTCCCAGATCAAGTTCTCAAGTTAAAGCAACTTACTGTCCTTACACTTGCCGAGACAAAAAAG GTACTATCATATGATCAGCTAATGCTGGAGTTAGATGTCACAAATGTCCGTGAACTTGAAGATTTTCTAATCAATGACTGCATGTATGCT GGTCTAGTTAGAGGAAAGCTGGATCAGCTGCGAAGATATTTTGAG GTTCAATTTGCTGCTGGGAGGGATTTGAGGCCAGGACAACTTGGAAGTATGATACAAACACTATCAAACTG GTTGGCTACGTCAGATAACTTACTTGTCACAATTCAAGACAAGATAAAATGGGCTGATACAATGAGTGAGTTGGACAAGAAACACCGAAAGGAGCTTGAAGATAGGGTGATGGAAGTAAGGAAAGCTGTCTCCGTCAAG TATGACTCGGCCATTCTAGGGTCCATTGAGAAACTCAAACCACCCAGAGGGAGGAAACCGAGTGGAAGCTGCTTTGGACTTGCGTCATACGGCATTGGAGTTTTGATCATTCTCTGGCTGCCACTTTGCTTTTATAACGCTCGGGATTCATGGTATTTCTCATTTCTATCTTcctttcgttttcattttttagtttttggTAACTCTTATTTGTGCTTCACTGATTCAATGGTGGTTGAGAACACCATTGAAAAAACTGTCCATGGGTTCATGAATCCACCGGTGGCTTGGCTTCATGGTGTTGTTCTTgtgtttggtttttattttaataagaatttccTAAAGCTAATTGTAATCATATGA
- the LOC107937453 gene encoding COP9 signalosome complex subunit 7 isoform X4 gives MEIEEKQAEVIDHFVKQASAQKGSALGSVVVEATSHPSLFAFSEILAVPTVAELEGTDNSVHLEVLRLFAHGTWSDYKRNSGKLPQLVPDQVLKLKQLTVLTLAETKKVLSYDQLMLELDVTNVRELEDFLINDCMYAGLVRGKLDQLRRYFEVQFAAGRDLRPGQLGSMIQTLSNWLATSDNLLVTIQDKIKWADTMSELDKKHRKELEDRVMEVRKAVSVKKLQTASRPILASKGSMKLTLNLVE, from the exons ATGGAAATCGAGGAAAAACAAGCAGAGGTAATTGATCATTTCGTGAAGCAAGCATCAGCTCAGAAGGGCTCGGCCCTTGGCTCCGTTGTCGTTGAAGCGACGTCGCATCCTTCACTTTTCGCCTTCTCTGAGATTCTTGCTGTGCCCACTGTCGCTGAG CTAGAAGGAACTGACAACTCGGTGCACCTTGAGGTGCTTCGATTGTTTGCACATGGAACATGGAGCGATTATAAGA GAAATAGCGGTAAGCTTCCTCAACTGGTCCCAGATCAAGTTCTCAAGTTAAAGCAACTTACTGTCCTTACACTTGCCGAGACAAAAAAG GTACTATCATATGATCAGCTAATGCTGGAGTTAGATGTCACAAATGTCCGTGAACTTGAAGATTTTCTAATCAATGACTGCATGTATGCT GGTCTAGTTAGAGGAAAGCTGGATCAGCTGCGAAGATATTTTGAG GTTCAATTTGCTGCTGGGAGGGATTTGAGGCCAGGACAACTTGGAAGTATGATACAAACACTATCAAACTG GTTGGCTACGTCAGATAACTTACTTGTCACAATTCAAGACAAGATAAAATGGGCTGATACAATGAGTGAGTTGGACAAGAAACACCGAAAGGAGCTTGAAGATAGGGTGATGGAAGTAAGGAAAGCTGTCTCCGTCAAG AAGTTACAGACTGCAAGCAGGCCAATACTGGCTTCCAAGGGCTCAATGAAATTAACTCTGAACCTGGTGGAATGA